The genomic DNA CGCGACATCGCCACGCCTCACGGAACCCCGCTCCACGGAGCCGCCCCGAAGTGAGCGTCGCCACCGCGCACGACCTCGCCGCGGCGGACTACCGGCGCCTCCTGCTTCGCCGTGGCGCCGTGCTGGCCGGCCTGACCCTGCTGCTGCTGGTGGCGCTGGTCTGCGACGTGATGACGGGGCCCTCGCGCCTGCCCTTCGCCGACGTGCTTTCCACCATCCTCTCGCCCGACGGCGCGACCGGCCCGATGCGTGTCATCGTCTGGGATGTCCGCCTGCCCTACGCGCTGATGGCGGTGCTGGTCGGCGCCGCCCTGGCGCTGGCGGGGGCGGAGATGCAGACGGTGCTGAACAACCCGCTGGCCAGCCCCTTCACCCTCGGCGTCTCTTCCGCTGCCTCGCTCGGCGCGGCGCTCGCCATCGTGCTGGGGCGCGGCGTGCCCTGGGTGCCGCAGGACTGGCTGATCCCGGCCAATGCCTTCGTCTTCGCCTTCGCCTCGATGCTGCTGCTGCACTTCATGTCGCGCCTGCGCGGCGCCGGGGTGGATGCGCTGGTGCTGTTCGGCATCGCCCTGGTCTTCGCCATGAACGCGCTGGTGGCGCTGCTGCAGTTCGTGGCCACGGAACAGGCGCTGCAGCAGCTCGTCTTCTGGTCCATGGGCTCGCTGGCCCGCGCCACCTGGCCGAAGATCGGCATCATGGCCCTCGCGCTCGCCGTCTGCGTCCCGTTCTGCGCCCGCGCCACCTGGAAGCTGACGGCGCTGCGCCTCGGCGAGGACCGTGCCCGCTCCTTCGGCGTGGATGCCACCGCGCTGCGCCGGGGCTCGTTGCTGCGCGTCTCGCTGCTCGCGGCCGTGTCCGTCGCCTTCGTCGGCACGATCGGCTTCGTCGGCCTCGTCGGCCCGCATGCGGCGCGGCTGATGGTGGGCGAGGACCATCGCTACTTCCTGCCCGCCTCCGCCCTTTGCGGCGCGGTGCTGCTCTCGCTCTCCTCCATCGCCTCCAAGATGATCGTGCCAGGGCTGCTGATCCCGATCGGCATCGTCACCGCGCTGATCGGCGTGCCCGTCTTCGTGGCGCTGGTCTTCGGCCGGGCGCGCGCGGCATGAGGGACGACGCCATCCACCACACGGACAACCGCCAGCCCCTGACCGTCGGGCACGTCTCGGTCGGCTACGGCAAGCGGCAGATCATCCGCGACCTGTCGCTGCGCCCGATGCTGCCCGGCACGCTGACCGCCCTGGTCGGCCCCAACGGCGCCGGCAAGTCCACCCTGCTGCGCGGCCTAGCCGGGCTGGTGCCGGCGAAGGGCCAGGTCCACCTCGGCGGCCAGGACCTGTCGGCCATGTCGGTCGGCCGGCGAGCGCGCCACGTCTCCTACATGCCGCAGGGCCTGCCCCAGGGCGTGGCGCTCACCGTGCTGGAAACGCTGGTCGGCGCGCTGAAGGCCGTGGCCCCCGCCTCGGGCGCCGTCTCCGGCGAGGAAGCCGCCCGCCGCGGCCTCGCGATCCTGGAGCGGCTGGGCATTGCCGACTTCGCCCTGCGCGGGCTGGACCGGCTGTCCGGCGGCCAGCGGCAGCTCGCCGGCCTCGCCCAGGCCCTGGTGCGGGAGCCGGAAGTGCTGCTGCTCGACGAACCGACCTCGGCGCTCGATCTGCGCTTCCAGCTCTCGGTGATGGGGCTGGTGCGGCAGACGGTGCTGGAGCACGGGCTGGTGGGCGTGGTGGTGCTGCACGACCTCAGCCTCGCCGCCCGGTTCTCGGACCGTGTGGTGGTGCTGCACGACGGCACGGTGCGGGCGGACGGCACGCCCGAAGACACGCTGACCCCGGCGATCCTGGCCGAGGTCTATGGCGTGGCGGCGCGGATCGAGTTCTGTTCCCAGGGCAGCCTGCTGGTCCTCGCGGACGCCCCCCTGCCCCGGCAGGCGGCCTGACCCCGGCGCCGCGTCCGGGGATGACCCGGCCGCTGCCCCGGCCTCAGCCCAGCGCGTC from Roseomonas gilardii includes the following:
- a CDS encoding FecCD family ABC transporter permease, whose translation is MSVATAHDLAAADYRRLLLRRGAVLAGLTLLLLVALVCDVMTGPSRLPFADVLSTILSPDGATGPMRVIVWDVRLPYALMAVLVGAALALAGAEMQTVLNNPLASPFTLGVSSAASLGAALAIVLGRGVPWVPQDWLIPANAFVFAFASMLLLHFMSRLRGAGVDALVLFGIALVFAMNALVALLQFVATEQALQQLVFWSMGSLARATWPKIGIMALALAVCVPFCARATWKLTALRLGEDRARSFGVDATALRRGSLLRVSLLAAVSVAFVGTIGFVGLVGPHAARLMVGEDHRYFLPASALCGAVLLSLSSIASKMIVPGLLIPIGIVTALIGVPVFVALVFGRARAA
- a CDS encoding ABC transporter ATP-binding protein — translated: MRDDAIHHTDNRQPLTVGHVSVGYGKRQIIRDLSLRPMLPGTLTALVGPNGAGKSTLLRGLAGLVPAKGQVHLGGQDLSAMSVGRRARHVSYMPQGLPQGVALTVLETLVGALKAVAPASGAVSGEEAARRGLAILERLGIADFALRGLDRLSGGQRQLAGLAQALVREPEVLLLDEPTSALDLRFQLSVMGLVRQTVLEHGLVGVVVLHDLSLAARFSDRVVVLHDGTVRADGTPEDTLTPAILAEVYGVAARIEFCSQGSLLVLADAPLPRQAA